The following coding sequences are from one Cenarchaeum symbiosum A window:
- a CDS encoding CTP synthase (UTP-ammonia lyase) (COG0504) — protein sequence MRTRYVFVTGGVMSGLGKGVVSSSIAKLMQLANQKVSCVKIDPYLNYDAGTMNPIAHGEVFVTEDGGECDMDVGNYERFLNQNVPRSHNITTAQVYSAVIEAERDGKYLGACVQIIPHVTDEIKRRIRGIAEKEGLDTLVVECGGTVGDIESLPFLEALRQIRVEDGPQGVAFVHVTLAPSLEVVGEQKTKPTQHSVQELRRIGIQPDYLAVRCKEPLQEKTKEKLALFTNVPKQDVLSCHDAQSVLEVPRMLHGQGIVDSIFTRFGRVGMLDASAGWDSWNSIVSSVVKGGDPVKIAMVGKYVSLADSYVSVNQALKHAGARLGRSVEISLLDSETLTSNLLEGHDGILAPGGFGTRGSEGIMSAAGFARRNAVPFLGICFGFQLAAVEFARSELGLKGADSTEICSDTPDPVVDLLPEQRSASGMGGSLRLGADEIALREGSAARSMYGSPVIHRRHRHRYEFNKSYLDRFEKGGMLFTGESDGGRRMEVLEVPSHRFFIGVQFHPEFSSRPGFPEEAFEAFVGAAAG from the coding sequence ATGCGGACTAGGTACGTCTTTGTAACGGGCGGCGTCATGTCGGGCCTCGGCAAGGGCGTGGTCTCGTCGTCTATAGCAAAACTCATGCAGCTGGCCAACCAAAAGGTATCCTGTGTAAAGATCGACCCCTATCTCAACTATGATGCGGGTACGATGAACCCCATAGCCCACGGCGAGGTCTTTGTCACAGAGGACGGGGGCGAGTGCGACATGGATGTCGGCAACTATGAGCGCTTTCTCAACCAGAACGTGCCCCGGAGCCACAACATAACCACGGCCCAGGTCTATTCCGCGGTGATAGAGGCCGAGAGGGACGGCAAGTACCTCGGCGCATGCGTCCAGATAATACCGCACGTTACAGACGAGATAAAGCGCCGCATAAGGGGGATAGCGGAAAAAGAGGGCCTCGACACGCTGGTGGTGGAATGCGGCGGGACCGTCGGGGATATCGAGAGCCTGCCGTTTCTCGAGGCGCTCCGGCAGATCCGCGTAGAAGACGGCCCGCAGGGGGTCGCGTTTGTCCATGTTACGCTGGCCCCGTCGCTCGAAGTGGTCGGCGAGCAGAAGACAAAGCCGACCCAGCACAGCGTGCAGGAGCTGCGGAGAATAGGCATACAGCCCGACTATCTCGCGGTCCGCTGCAAGGAGCCCCTCCAGGAAAAGACAAAGGAGAAGCTTGCCCTGTTTACAAACGTGCCAAAACAGGACGTGCTCTCATGCCACGACGCGCAGTCGGTCCTGGAGGTGCCGCGCATGCTGCACGGCCAGGGGATAGTCGATTCCATCTTTACGCGCTTTGGCAGGGTCGGAATGCTTGATGCGTCCGCCGGCTGGGACAGCTGGAACTCGATAGTCTCCTCGGTTGTAAAGGGGGGCGATCCTGTAAAAATAGCAATGGTGGGCAAGTACGTCTCCCTTGCGGACAGCTATGTAAGCGTAAACCAGGCCCTGAAACATGCGGGCGCCAGGCTGGGCCGGTCAGTGGAGATATCTTTACTCGATTCTGAAACGCTCACCTCCAACCTGCTGGAGGGGCACGACGGCATACTGGCGCCTGGCGGCTTTGGGACCCGCGGCTCCGAGGGGATAATGTCGGCGGCGGGCTTTGCGAGGAGGAATGCGGTCCCGTTCCTTGGGATATGCTTTGGTTTTCAGCTTGCGGCAGTCGAGTTTGCCCGGTCTGAGCTCGGCCTGAAGGGTGCGGATTCTACAGAGATATGCAGTGATACGCCCGACCCCGTGGTGGACCTGCTGCCAGAACAGAGGTCGGCCTCCGGCATGGGGGGCTCGCTGCGGCTCGGAGCTGACGAGATAGCGCTCCGGGAGGGTTCTGCCGCCCGTAGCATGTACGGCTCGCCTGTGATACACCGGCGCCACCGCCACAGGTACGAGTTCAACAAGTCGTACCTTGACAGGTTCGAGAAGGGCGGCATGCTGTTTACGGGAGAGAGCGACGGGGGGCGCAGGATGGAGGTGCTCGAGGTGCCCTCTCACAGGTTCTTTATCGGCGTGCAGTTCCATCCGGAGTTTAGCAGCAGGCCCGGGTTTCCAGAGGAGGCCTTTGAGGCCTTTGTGGGGGCAGCAGCCGGCTAA
- a CDS encoding anthranilate phosphoribosyltransferase (COG0547) codes for MAAEKLRRGEDLTLEEAHDAASGMLGGMGTDESAELLSLLARKGETDEELLGVLEAVSEHSERVVPRNSGTVIDVCGTGGDGMSTLNVSTACAFVAAASGCTVAKHGNRSSSGCSGSADIFERLGCDLDQRPGDAASLLEDLNICFMYAPRYHPALAGIADARKKVGGRTVFNLVGPLCNPAGVRDQLVGVSSQDLLGRIPRILHRRGAGSAMAVMSDDGMDELSTSSHGSACILRGGEVYTERVDPEALGLHASSANELRIHSAGGAFHSFVAVLDGRAGRAMAETVELNAAAALVVGGISEGLADGIEAARVAIEGGAASDLLDRFVAKAGDPGMLREARE; via the coding sequence ATGGCGGCAGAAAAGCTGCGGCGCGGCGAGGATCTTACCCTTGAGGAGGCGCACGATGCAGCCTCTGGCATGCTCGGGGGCATGGGCACAGACGAATCAGCCGAGCTGCTATCGCTGTTGGCACGCAAGGGCGAGACCGACGAGGAGCTGCTCGGCGTGCTCGAGGCCGTGTCTGAGCACTCGGAGCGGGTTGTTCCAAGGAACAGCGGCACTGTGATAGATGTATGCGGCACGGGCGGCGACGGGATGAGTACACTCAACGTATCGACTGCGTGCGCGTTTGTGGCGGCAGCATCTGGCTGCACGGTGGCAAAGCACGGCAACCGCTCCAGCTCTGGCTGTTCTGGCAGCGCCGACATATTCGAGCGCCTCGGGTGTGATCTTGACCAGAGGCCCGGGGATGCGGCCAGCCTGCTAGAGGATCTCAACATATGCTTCATGTACGCGCCGCGCTACCATCCGGCCCTTGCGGGAATAGCCGACGCGCGCAAAAAAGTGGGAGGCAGGACCGTCTTCAACCTGGTGGGTCCCCTGTGCAACCCGGCGGGTGTGCGCGACCAGCTAGTCGGCGTCTCGTCGCAGGACCTGCTCGGTAGGATCCCCCGGATACTGCACAGGAGGGGGGCCGGCTCCGCCATGGCCGTCATGTCGGATGACGGAATGGACGAGCTCTCGACTAGCTCTCACGGCAGCGCGTGCATCCTGCGGGGGGGCGAGGTGTACACGGAGCGGGTCGACCCGGAGGCGCTCGGACTGCACGCTTCTTCTGCAAACGAGCTGCGTATTCACTCGGCAGGCGGGGCATTCCATTCGTTTGTGGCTGTCCTCGACGGCCGGGCCGGCAGGGCCATGGCCGAGACAGTCGAGCTCAACGCTGCAGCAGCACTAGTAGTGGGCGGCATATCTGAGGGCCTCGCAGACGGCATAGAGGCCGCAAGAGTAGCAATAGAGGGCGGCGCCGCGTCAGATTTACTCGACAGGTTTGTGGCAAAGGCAGGGGATCCGGGGATGCTGCGGGAGGCCCGGGAGTAG
- a CDS encoding tryptophan synthase alpha chain (COG0159) — protein sequence MAYMMAGYPPGRDLEVLRGLARGGADIIEVGFPFSDPLADGPVIRDAAAESIRGGMDRKNLLEFVRRARGETDVPLVLMTYANVLYRRGLCRFMREAASAGIDGFIIPDLPVEEAAEYLECAKKEDAAAILLASPNTGPERMREIASASSGFLYVVAVYGTTGAAGGVKEYAVRAVRRALKESGGLPVGAGFGVSGPKDVARFVDAGADAVIVGSAILKLAGTGGAGLEGRIADFTAGLKQATIPRGRSSRSAGGAGRR from the coding sequence GTGGCCTATATGATGGCAGGCTACCCCCCGGGGCGGGACCTCGAGGTGCTCCGCGGGCTGGCCCGCGGGGGCGCCGACATCATCGAGGTGGGCTTTCCATTCTCCGACCCGCTGGCCGACGGGCCCGTAATCCGGGACGCGGCAGCAGAGTCCATCCGCGGCGGCATGGACAGAAAGAACCTGCTGGAGTTTGTGCGGCGGGCCCGCGGCGAGACCGATGTCCCCCTGGTCTTGATGACCTATGCCAACGTACTGTACAGGAGGGGCCTGTGCAGGTTCATGCGGGAGGCTGCATCTGCAGGAATAGACGGGTTCATAATCCCCGACCTGCCGGTAGAAGAGGCAGCCGAGTATCTTGAATGCGCAAAAAAAGAGGATGCTGCCGCCATACTGCTTGCATCGCCAAATACGGGCCCCGAAAGAATGCGCGAGATAGCCTCAGCGTCCAGCGGCTTTCTGTACGTTGTGGCAGTCTACGGCACTACTGGCGCGGCAGGCGGCGTAAAGGAGTATGCGGTCCGCGCTGTGCGCAGGGCCCTCAAGGAATCGGGCGGGCTGCCCGTAGGCGCGGGCTTTGGGGTCTCGGGGCCGAAAGATGTGGCAAGGTTTGTAGACGCAGGCGCAGATGCTGTCATAGTGGGCAGCGCCATACTGAAACTGGCAGGTACAGGGGGGGCGGGCCTGGAGGGCCGCATAGCAGACTTTACGGCGGGCCTGAAACAGGCCACCATCCCGCGCGGCAGATCATCGCGATCTGCCGGCGGGGCGGGGCGCCGCTAA
- a CDS encoding protein-disulfide isomerase (COG1651), with translation MKGAPYLGIPVAVGLLAAFAMASGGTEAPASGPLTASMMAGDAPVLGDPGAGITIVEWGDYQCTFCFRFHGTSLQALKAEYIDTGDVKLVFRDFPLNGPDSVLAAEASYCAKEQGRYWEYHDTVYKTGRARGRDGSRAIRLRALQSRRGLTRASLRAAWTTEGTGRWSSMRNRTGGR, from the coding sequence ATGAAAGGTGCTCCCTACCTGGGTATACCCGTGGCGGTCGGGCTGCTTGCGGCATTTGCAATGGCCTCCGGGGGGACAGAGGCGCCAGCGTCCGGGCCGCTAACCGCCTCGATGATGGCAGGCGACGCGCCTGTCCTGGGCGACCCGGGTGCCGGCATAACAATTGTAGAGTGGGGCGACTATCAGTGCACATTCTGCTTTAGGTTCCACGGCACCAGCCTGCAGGCGCTAAAAGCCGAGTACATAGATACAGGAGATGTAAAGCTCGTATTCAGGGACTTTCCGCTCAACGGTCCTGATTCTGTGCTGGCCGCCGAGGCTTCATACTGTGCAAAAGAGCAGGGCAGGTACTGGGAGTACCACGATACCGTGTACAAAACTGGGCGGGCGAGAGGACGGGATGGGTCACGCGCGATTCGCTTGCGGGCTTTGCAGAGTCGTCGGGGCTTGACCCGGGCGAGTTTGAGGGCTGCATGGACGACGGAAGGAACCGGCAGGTGGTCCTCGATGCGGAATCGTACGGGAGGGAGATAG
- a CDS encoding indole-3-glycerol phosphate synthase (COG0134) yields the protein MLETLVKNSRTSVDAGVYEIRGAARGGRSIKWKEGRAALITEVKLASPSAGWIREGADPEEIAASMVRGGADALSVLTQPLLFHGSPEYFARVRRSVDVPMIMKDIIVDEAQVAAAEALGADYMLLIQSVFDGGYAHNMDEFIEMGHNRGVRTLLEVHTAAEFERAQNTEADLIGINNRNLDTLEIDLGTTEEILAGRNTRSRVISESGIKSAADIARLKKAGAAGFLVGSGIMGGRDIEGTVREMISAC from the coding sequence ATGCTCGAGACGCTGGTAAAAAATTCCAGAACTTCGGTGGATGCGGGGGTATACGAGATACGGGGTGCGGCGCGCGGCGGCCGCTCCATAAAGTGGAAGGAGGGGCGCGCGGCGCTCATAACGGAGGTAAAACTTGCCTCGCCGTCTGCGGGCTGGATAAGGGAGGGCGCAGACCCCGAGGAGATAGCCGCCTCTATGGTTAGGGGCGGCGCCGACGCACTCTCGGTGCTCACGCAGCCTCTGCTGTTTCACGGCTCGCCGGAGTACTTTGCACGGGTCCGCCGCTCGGTGGATGTGCCCATGATCATGAAGGATATCATCGTGGATGAGGCGCAGGTGGCGGCCGCAGAGGCCCTTGGCGCCGATTATATGCTGCTCATACAGTCGGTCTTTGACGGGGGGTACGCGCATAACATGGACGAGTTCATAGAGATGGGGCACAACAGGGGGGTAAGGACGCTCCTCGAGGTGCACACGGCGGCAGAGTTTGAGCGCGCGCAAAATACAGAGGCCGACCTGATAGGGATAAACAACCGGAATCTCGACACGCTCGAGATTGACCTTGGTACCACCGAGGAGATACTCGCCGGCAGGAATACAAGATCCCGGGTCATATCGGAGAGCGGGATAAAATCGGCGGCCGACATAGCTAGATTGAAAAAGGCCGGCGCCGCCGGCTTTCTTGTGGGCTCTGGCATAATGGGCGGGCGCGACATAGAGGGAACAGTCAGGGAGATGATCTCTGCATGCTAG
- a CDS encoding ABC-type phosphate/phosphonate transport system, periplasmic component (COG3221) produces MKLILIPALVLVIAAVPAAQGEIPPWIKEVAAFWASGEIDDAEFVAAIEYLIDAGVISVGDAEALSADSITIGFIPVEKADELTPKAEALALFLEERMPGIDVEIVVPTSYEAIIEGIRFGHIDAAFMDTGPAWITHSRTGAEVVLAEVVGGKINYQATAWVLADDDSVDTIEDTLGKRVAFTSITGSSGFVRPVGGLVSSGAISIPGDDIVALEMALSDSFEEHTFAGGYKAALELLLGGKVDVAFGSDIAPAKYLDEQDRARVKAAAISGAVPSHAFVVGPDVTESEEKALVSALIELNREEYNHILRDLYGAEALLPTTTAMHVGDFGSNIDRLAGLDALMLDK; encoded by the coding sequence ATGAAACTGATCCTGATCCCGGCCCTGGTTCTGGTAATTGCGGCCGTTCCCGCCGCGCAGGGCGAGATACCTCCTTGGATAAAGGAGGTGGCCGCATTCTGGGCCAGCGGGGAGATTGACGACGCCGAGTTTGTGGCGGCTATTGAATACCTGATAGATGCCGGTGTAATCTCGGTGGGCGACGCGGAGGCACTGTCCGCGGATTCCATCACGATAGGCTTTATCCCCGTGGAGAAGGCAGATGAGCTGACCCCAAAGGCAGAAGCGCTGGCATTGTTCCTGGAAGAGAGGATGCCCGGAATAGACGTGGAGATAGTGGTGCCCACAAGTTATGAGGCGATAATAGAGGGGATTAGATTCGGGCATATCGATGCGGCATTCATGGACACGGGCCCCGCGTGGATAACACATTCGAGGACGGGCGCCGAGGTGGTGCTAGCCGAGGTGGTGGGGGGAAAGATAAACTACCAGGCTACCGCGTGGGTGCTGGCAGATGATGATTCCGTGGATACCATCGAGGATACGCTGGGCAAGCGCGTGGCGTTTACCAGCATAACGGGATCTTCCGGGTTTGTAAGGCCGGTGGGCGGGCTTGTCTCGTCTGGGGCAATCAGCATACCTGGTGATGACATAGTCGCCCTGGAGATGGCCCTGTCGGATTCCTTTGAGGAGCACACGTTTGCTGGTGGGTACAAGGCTGCATTGGAACTGCTGCTGGGAGGCAAGGTCGATGTCGCGTTTGGATCCGATATCGCCCCGGCAAAGTATCTCGACGAGCAGGACAGGGCCCGGGTAAAGGCGGCAGCCATATCCGGGGCGGTACCGTCGCACGCGTTTGTCGTGGGGCCCGATGTGACAGAATCAGAGGAGAAGGCCCTTGTGTCGGCGTTGATAGAGCTTAACAGGGAGGAGTACAACCACATACTGCGGGATCTGTACGGCGCCGAGGCGCTGCTGCCGACCACCACCGCTATGCACGTGGGGGACTTTGGATCGAACATAGACAGGCTGGCCGGCCTCGATGCCCTCATGCTGGACAAGTGA
- a CDS encoding anthranilate/para-aminobenzoate synthases component I (COG0147), with protein sequence MISPNYEHSFLFESLTGPEILAETSVMGFDPAYIVRGYSDRVEITGRDGGVRVADAGDPLEELRQAAVDVGHPYRYLGGAVGRVNYDAAGLWERVPRKDPPPEPLMEFGVYDDGILYDNRQGRLYYFHLGEDRFSELLMSGKHGDVRVSNFRAETCRDEYEGMVGRAKEYVNDGDVFQVVLSRRTSFDVEGDELAIYGALRKLNPSPYMYHLKQGKSVTIGASPEMLVRADGRTAETFPIAGTRKTVPDEAENLRLADELRHDEKELAEHTMLVDLGRNDMGRVCEYGSVHVEDLMGIRRFSHVQHMVTHVTGRLGEGHDAVDAFKAVFPAGTVSGAPKVRAMEIIDELEPVPRGPYAGAVGYFAHNGCCDFAIAIRSIFIEGGRGFVQAGAGIVSDSVPSDEFDETEHKAGAMLQALREASR encoded by the coding sequence ATGATATCGCCCAATTACGAGCACTCGTTTCTCTTCGAGTCCCTGACGGGCCCCGAGATTCTCGCCGAGACGTCGGTCATGGGCTTTGATCCCGCGTATATCGTGCGGGGCTACTCCGACAGGGTCGAGATAACCGGCAGGGACGGCGGGGTCCGGGTGGCGGATGCAGGCGATCCGCTGGAGGAGCTGAGGCAGGCCGCCGTAGATGTGGGGCACCCATACAGGTATCTCGGCGGGGCCGTCGGCAGGGTCAACTATGACGCGGCGGGGCTCTGGGAGAGGGTGCCCCGGAAGGACCCGCCGCCGGAGCCGCTCATGGAGTTTGGCGTGTACGACGACGGCATTTTATACGACAACAGGCAGGGGCGGCTGTACTATTTCCATCTTGGCGAGGACCGGTTCTCGGAGCTGCTCATGTCGGGAAAACACGGCGACGTACGCGTCTCAAACTTCCGGGCGGAGACTTGCAGGGACGAATACGAGGGCATGGTGGGCAGGGCCAAGGAGTACGTAAACGACGGGGATGTCTTCCAGGTGGTGCTGTCCCGGAGGACCTCGTTTGACGTGGAGGGAGACGAGCTTGCGATATACGGGGCCCTGAGAAAGCTCAACCCTTCGCCGTACATGTACCATCTAAAGCAGGGGAAGAGTGTCACAATCGGCGCGTCACCCGAGATGCTGGTCCGGGCCGACGGCCGCACCGCAGAGACGTTCCCGATAGCTGGCACGCGCAAGACCGTGCCCGACGAGGCAGAGAACCTCCGCCTTGCAGACGAGCTTAGACATGATGAAAAGGAGCTCGCCGAGCACACAATGCTTGTGGACCTTGGCAGAAACGACATGGGGCGCGTCTGCGAGTACGGCAGCGTCCATGTGGAGGACCTGATGGGGATAAGGCGCTTTAGCCACGTCCAGCACATGGTGACGCATGTAACCGGCAGGCTAGGGGAGGGGCACGATGCAGTGGATGCGTTCAAGGCAGTCTTCCCGGCGGGGACAGTCTCTGGCGCGCCCAAGGTGCGGGCCATGGAGATAATAGACGAGCTCGAGCCTGTTCCGCGCGGCCCGTACGCGGGGGCAGTGGGGTACTTTGCGCACAACGGGTGCTGCGACTTTGCCATAGCGATACGCAGCATCTTCATCGAGGGCGGGCGGGGCTTTGTCCAGGCGGGTGCGGGGATAGTCTCGGATTCTGTCCCCTCTGACGAGTTTGACGAGACCGAACACAAGGCGGGGGCGATGCTGCAGGCGCTGCGGGAGGCATCCCGTTGA
- a CDS encoding anthranilate/para-aminobenzoate synthases component II (COG0512), with product MKVLVIDNYDSFVYNIAQYIGELGAECTVVRNDAITVDEVKSGGYDAIVISPGPGTPDEGRYFGICSEVIKQVGPQIPVLGVCLGHQGIISAFGGRVANAGQVRHGKTSMIKHTDTPLFEGVKNPFRATRYHSLAGDRTAIPPELEVTAVAQDDSEIMAVRHRTHPIVGVQFHPESIMTEDGRKIIANFLRGAGAL from the coding sequence TTGAAGGTGCTTGTAATCGACAACTATGATTCGTTTGTGTACAATATTGCCCAGTACATAGGGGAGCTTGGCGCCGAGTGCACGGTGGTCCGCAATGATGCAATAACAGTAGACGAGGTGAAAAGCGGCGGGTACGACGCGATAGTCATATCGCCGGGGCCCGGAACGCCCGACGAGGGGAGGTACTTTGGGATATGCTCCGAGGTGATAAAGCAGGTGGGGCCGCAGATACCCGTGCTTGGAGTCTGCCTCGGCCACCAGGGGATAATAAGCGCCTTTGGGGGCAGGGTGGCCAACGCGGGGCAGGTCAGGCACGGCAAGACCAGCATGATAAAACACACAGATACGCCCCTGTTCGAGGGCGTGAAAAACCCGTTTCGCGCAACCAGATACCACTCGCTGGCAGGCGACCGGACTGCCATCCCGCCGGAGCTCGAGGTTACAGCTGTCGCACAGGATGATTCCGAGATAATGGCCGTGCGCCACCGTACACATCCGATAGTGGGTGTTCAGTTCCACCCGGAGTCAATAATGACCGAGGACGGCAGGAAGATAATCGCCAACTTTCTTCGGGGGGCGGGCGCCCTGTGA
- a CDS encoding sugar kinase (COG0061) has protein sequence MHAGIYGRGAPDASVRAAKRMLGAAGIRSSPVHRRPGSGGLDCVIVLGGDRGVRSYFRGAADPGVPVLGVSEAESGGFLAQIDLKELPAYAARLRGGDYIVEELPRLGVRTDGGAVRPVLNDVAVFPSKSAMLMEHTLRIDGEEVWHDSSDGIMVSTPLGSSAYSMSVGGPVIFPGAPVFEVISVNSLDVTRRPLIVSGGSSIEIEEISSRLHCEVILDGTDRYSIGGTVSCARFDPPARIIKMRGDSTAISALAKKVRLAEDLLKMPPSSKLILKTLEYEGRLSQKELASKTLLPDRTVRLALSHLLDRGHVKRKISARDARQKIYEIAHVG, from the coding sequence ATGCACGCCGGCATATACGGCAGGGGGGCGCCCGATGCGTCCGTCCGGGCCGCCAAGAGGATGCTTGGCGCGGCAGGAATACGCTCGTCCCCCGTGCACAGGAGGCCAGGTTCCGGGGGGCTGGACTGTGTTATAGTGCTCGGGGGCGACAGGGGCGTGAGGAGCTACTTTCGCGGCGCGGCAGACCCTGGCGTGCCCGTGCTCGGCGTAAGCGAGGCAGAATCAGGGGGCTTTCTCGCCCAGATAGACCTCAAGGAGCTCCCCGCGTATGCGGCGCGCCTCAGGGGCGGGGACTATATCGTCGAGGAGCTGCCCCGGCTCGGCGTTAGAACCGACGGCGGGGCCGTCCGTCCAGTGCTGAACGATGTGGCAGTATTCCCGTCAAAGAGCGCGATGCTAATGGAGCATACTTTGCGGATAGACGGAGAAGAGGTCTGGCACGACAGCAGCGACGGGATAATGGTCTCTACACCTCTGGGATCGTCTGCCTACTCCATGTCGGTCGGCGGGCCCGTCATATTCCCGGGCGCGCCGGTATTCGAGGTGATCTCGGTCAACTCGCTTGACGTGACCCGGCGGCCCCTGATAGTATCCGGGGGGAGCTCGATAGAGATAGAGGAGATATCGTCCCGCCTGCACTGCGAAGTGATACTCGACGGGACCGACAGGTACAGCATAGGCGGGACGGTCAGCTGCGCAAGGTTTGATCCGCCGGCAAGGATCATAAAGATGAGGGGCGATTCCACTGCCATATCGGCGCTCGCAAAAAAGGTCAGGCTGGCGGAGGATCTTCTAAAGATGCCGCCAAGCTCAAAGCTTATCCTCAAGACGCTGGAATACGAGGGCAGGCTCAGCCAGAAGGAGCTTGCAAGCAAGACGCTCCTCCCCGACAGGACGGTCCGGCTGGCGCTCAGCCACCTTCTAGACAGGGGCCACGTAAAGCGCAAGATATCGGCGCGAGACGCCAGGCAGAAAATCTACGAGATAGCGCATGTGGGTTAG
- a CDS encoding ribokinase gives MKLAVCSHCTIDTTGSGGSSERQLGGPACYSSITARRLKFDVDLFTRFGPDFPHSYLEGEGIRVNCAPGGGPTTGITMEDGSEGSAVIGDLCGPVEFAGTDADGILASPVFGEITQDVLDNIRRCGGDLFLDPLGFLRKKGPGGRLILEGQGPGLDGAAVRVGPAEAACITGKTGQDAMAALQKMGAKSVLYADAPEVSLLAGDRLYSLKLPNKKRHDTVGLGAILSAAFACTMLKEDDQLWALSFAAGAAQAALDSDEPGTSKVPPRGAVESNASYFYNTVDFKGV, from the coding sequence GTGAAGCTCGCAGTCTGCTCCCACTGTACGATAGACACTACAGGGTCCGGAGGATCGTCCGAGAGGCAGCTGGGCGGGCCCGCCTGCTATTCAAGCATTACAGCTAGGCGGCTCAAGTTTGACGTGGACCTGTTTACAAGGTTTGGCCCGGACTTTCCCCATTCGTACCTGGAAGGCGAGGGGATCCGCGTCAACTGCGCGCCCGGCGGGGGCCCCACAACAGGAATAACCATGGAGGATGGCTCGGAGGGATCCGCGGTAATAGGGGACCTGTGCGGACCGGTAGAGTTTGCCGGGACCGACGCCGACGGGATACTAGCCAGCCCGGTATTTGGCGAGATCACCCAGGATGTGCTGGATAACATAAGGCGGTGCGGCGGGGATCTATTCCTGGACCCGCTCGGTTTTCTACGGAAAAAGGGCCCCGGCGGCAGATTGATCCTGGAGGGCCAGGGGCCCGGCCTAGATGGCGCGGCAGTCAGGGTGGGCCCTGCCGAGGCCGCCTGTATAACAGGCAAGACAGGGCAGGACGCCATGGCCGCCCTGCAAAAGATGGGCGCAAAAAGCGTCCTGTATGCGGACGCGCCGGAGGTATCGCTCCTTGCTGGCGACCGCCTCTACTCGCTCAAGCTGCCCAACAAGAAAAGGCACGATACTGTCGGGCTTGGCGCCATACTATCGGCAGCGTTTGCGTGCACCATGCTAAAAGAGGACGACCAGCTGTGGGCTCTCAGCTTTGCAGCAGGCGCCGCACAGGCGGCGCTGGATTCTGACGAGCCCGGCACGTCAAAGGTGCCCCCGAGGGGGGCCGTCGAGTCGAATGCCTCGTACTTTTACAACACGGTAGACTTCAAGGGCGTCTGA
- a CDS encoding tryptophan synthase beta chain (COG0133): MPAVRELEEAYADARADPAFDDELGCLLREYAGRPTPLYLAKNLTKKAGGARIYLKREDLLHGGAHKINNTLGQALLAKRMGKRRIIAETGAGQHGVATAMACACLGIHSEVYMGSKDAERQSLNVYRMRLLGSEVHRVDSGARTLKDAINEAIRDWITRVRDTYYLLGSAVGPHPYPAMVRDFQSVIGREIIEQMGGAPDAAVACVGGGSNAIGTFHPLLGIGTRLVGVEAAGRGLGSGEHSAPLSAGSRGVLHGMMTYLLQDKEGQVGEAHSISAGLDYPGVGPEHAYLKDAKKAEYTSATDKEAVAAFMLLAKTEGIIPALESAHAVAGALKLARKMPSSESVVVTLSGRGDKDVQVVQEYAGLEDSG, translated from the coding sequence GTGCCCGCGGTACGGGAACTTGAAGAAGCATACGCGGACGCGCGCGCGGACCCTGCATTTGATGACGAGCTCGGCTGCCTGCTCCGGGAGTACGCGGGGCGCCCCACGCCGCTCTACCTTGCGAAAAACCTGACAAAAAAGGCGGGTGGCGCGCGCATATACCTAAAGAGGGAGGATCTTTTGCACGGAGGGGCGCACAAGATAAACAACACGCTGGGACAGGCCCTGCTGGCAAAAAGAATGGGCAAGCGGCGGATCATAGCCGAGACTGGCGCCGGCCAGCACGGCGTGGCCACGGCCATGGCGTGCGCCTGCCTTGGGATCCACTCGGAGGTGTACATGGGGTCCAAGGACGCGGAACGGCAGAGCCTTAACGTATACCGTATGCGCCTGCTGGGATCCGAGGTGCACCGGGTGGATTCAGGCGCCAGGACGCTAAAAGACGCGATAAACGAGGCGATCAGGGACTGGATAACCCGCGTCCGGGACACATACTATCTGTTGGGATCGGCCGTGGGGCCGCACCCGTATCCCGCAATGGTCCGCGATTTTCAGAGCGTGATAGGCAGGGAGATTATCGAACAGATGGGGGGCGCGCCCGACGCGGCAGTAGCATGCGTCGGGGGCGGCTCAAACGCAATAGGGACGTTTCATCCGCTGCTGGGAATTGGCACAAGGCTGGTTGGAGTAGAGGCTGCGGGCCGCGGCCTCGGCTCGGGCGAGCACTCGGCGCCGCTCTCGGCTGGCAGCCGGGGCGTACTGCACGGGATGATGACGTACCTTTTGCAGGACAAGGAAGGCCAGGTAGGCGAGGCCCACAGCATATCCGCGGGGCTCGACTATCCCGGCGTGGGCCCCGAACATGCATACCTCAAGGATGCAAAAAAGGCAGAGTACACATCGGCAACCGACAAGGAGGCAGTAGCCGCGTTTATGCTGCTGGCAAAAACAGAGGGGATAATTCCCGCCCTTGAATCGGCACACGCGGTGGCGGGGGCCCTGAAGCTGGCGCGAAAGATGCCGAGCTCGGAATCGGTGGTGGTTACGCTCTCCGGAAGGGGCGACAAGGACGTGCAGGTGGTGCAGGAATATGCAGGGCTCGAGGATAGCGGCTAG